The following are encoded together in the Anopheles nili chromosome 3, idAnoNiliSN_F5_01, whole genome shotgun sequence genome:
- the LOC128724533 gene encoding condensin complex subunit 3 translates to MAPRKRKVVLAATNSPEKVKYSTAVIQTLLNAQQNEVTHAKLIKQLKQLYATVVHDSFMKSFIQVVKRQMEHEEINSYANNILKFCAKFVADPEYSEQTVTHPVMSTFFNWLLGTISSAQLVRFRICQLVNLFLNALGPDAALDDAICDKILRYMLERMRDVSQHVRVQAVLALQRLQDPNSPEDSVVRAYLYHLDKDPSPKVRQTIISSLGRNYRSIPHILDRLWDVDQRVRRHTYMQMSSFPVRQYKVAQRLKFLEQGLIDHSDGVRKVVRNVMIPQWIESYQCDYIAFIEALKLDADEKEMERFRKTSKMVLMEIFSKKSSIKEMAGLLQFSEENKTVPLAELTIERAICWQAMLEYLKSTDSDDLEEYMVELSKFCEYIEALFNNPTEAAFMKGANNTTVSSNQPVSPNRSETMDKLQQLYFQNIVHILLEIVSIYDFGDEFGRESLKKVLSEVLCNETLFEMNVRIIVETYERLITDVEMRLSFFVDLVSTILEPARQDFSNSSRLLVDTFLERHPELKPLKLQISALRVKILELQEQESSLSAQKDYAGAQLANEALNTCNEEYANLVKPLLQDLSASNSNETSSSTTFRETMLKTRRVTQASIEKCLQVCFYFVNSPTVRVITPTVCDLYRTFISRHVQSGQLHTRNWALRASTAFSMLYDGLSKETFQLLYQQFLNTASTRLWKTAIECVFELLDRYGFEHFDLENEETNKDDSSRTTKSSRQLFNRHDSSYSDELSQSTCNGNEFYKMSIHFMDTCDDDSICSTIVEGFCRLILRGKCTSSDIMSKLLLRFFNPTTDPELQQILGIFFQRLIKKRRQEIMQKALLSTLFTVLEAPNESPLAEIRPETVIKFVVDSTQPVFCSPGVNPHNTIALTFLRVMRDNVSLKDLLKLLSCELVTLDIKDDPVLRSDLACKADEILKEPGLDPRAVKKLTTFREMMLGKIRDTLTFSSSRSPADTVDPTMEEQAMPKDPSVEDELNAEALNEEEETEQDENDEEEEENRADDRPQINKSILQEDSETELMASPLKRPDEMSTPEKSNSHVDSLSESGVKSIRRSMLFGETKSPSTSAVRTADSDGPFKVPDATAIRRIQHASATRAKEVRSASRPIVNKSADTDTTYKPKDVEKSAPSSEQHVSSGSSGSDDELEVSETQATRVSSTRRKSSTARSSTRSSRKVNVSPSSSSSDDEVVEGSPNVSVSGLMIFTSIALVLKCLLSPPPPQQISRINRSPRQPVMANKTLGQIFGTLPRVTRHATRLHAVNSKVMTRKSMLEVSVGAGDGARSPQQRQSTQSPAKAKEPTSRTSRRKTGDIDAEKPATQAKNVPSSDKTVARVSRSASRKSSSPARTQPPKTTPTRIEHSPKTPTRTSARMATTNVGNALSSSPASKRKHTQLTSPREPSTRQSADTESGTSTSSPIRLKRAAVVLTPLSAVVRRMRIANGSDSPVRATSPRQPNRKATKK, encoded by the exons atggctccaCGAAAGCGAAAAGTGGTGCTCGCAGCAACTAATTCACCGGAAAAAGTGAAATACTCCACCGCCGTTATTCAAACATTGCTTAACGCCCAGCAAAACGAAGTTACGCATGCGAAGCTGATCAAGCAGCTCAAACAGCTCTATGCCACCGTTGTGCACGATTCGTTCATGAAATCGTTCATCCAGGTGGTAAAGCGACAGATGGAACACGAAGAAATCAACAGTTATGCGAACAACATACTTAAATTCTGTGCCAAGTTTGTGGCCGATCCCGAGTACAGTGAACAAACGGTAACGCACCCGGTCATGTCAACGTTCTTCAACTGGTTGCTCGGAACGATCAGCAGCGCGCAGTTGGTGCGCTTCCGTATTTGCCAGCTAGTCAACCTGTTCCTCAACGCTTTGGGTCCTGACGCGGCGCTTGACGATGCTATTTGTGACAAAATTCTGCGCTATATGCTTGAACGGATGCGCGATGTCTCGCAGCATGTGCGCGTGCAGGCCGTGCTGGCTCTGCAGCGATTGCAAGACCCCAACTCACCGGAGGACTCCGTCGTACGTGCATATCTGTATCACCTCGATAAAGATCCTTCGCCAAAGGTGCGGCAAACGATCATCTCTTCGCTGGGGCGCAACTACCGTTCGATTCCGCACATCCTCGACCGGCTGTGGGATGTGGATCAGCGCGTGCGCCGGCATACCTACATGCAGATGAGCAGCTTCCCGGTGCGGCAATACAAGGTCGCACAACGCTTGAAATTTTTGGAGCAAGGTCTCATCGATCATTCAGACGGAGTGCGAAAAGTGGTGCGCAACGTAATGATTCCGCAATGGATCGAATCGTACCAGTGCGATTATATCGCCTTCATCGAGGCACTCAAGCTGGACGCTGATGAAAAGGAGATGGAGCGCTTCCGAAAAACATCCAAAATGGTCCTGATGGAGATATTCAG TAAAAAATCCAGCATCAAAGAAATGGCCGGTCTGTTGCAATTCagcgaagaaaacaagacCGTCCCATTGGCGGAATTGACAATCGAGCGTGCAATCTGCTGGCAGGCGATGCTGGAGTATCTCAAGTCGACCGACTCCGACGATCTGGAAGAGTACATGGTAGAGCTGAGCAAGTTTTGCGAATACATCGAGGCATTGTTCAATAACCCGACGGAGGCGGCATTCATGAAAGGCGCAAACAACACAACCGTCTCCAGTAATCAGCCGGTATCTCCGAACCGGTCCGAAACCATGGATAAGCTGCAGCAGTTGTACTTCCAGAACATCGTACACATCCTGCTCGAGATCGTGTCCATCTATGACTTTGGGGACGAATTTGGACGAGAAAGCCTAAAGAAGGTCCTGTCGGAGGTGCTATGCAACGAGACGCTGTTCGAGATGAACGTGCGAATTATAGTGGAAACCTACGAGCGCCTCATCACAGACGTGGAGATGCGGCTGAGCTTCTTTGTCGACCTGGTCAGCACCATACTCGAACCAGCGCGGCAGGACTTTTCCAACAGTTCCCGCCTGCTCGTCGACACCTTCCTCGAGCGGCATCCCGAGCTGAAACCCCTCAAGCTGCAAATCTCAGCGCTACGGGTAAAAATACTGGAACTGCAGGAGCAGGAGAGCAGCTTATCCGCCCAAAAAGATTACGCTGGGGCGCAGCTTGCCAACGAGGCGCTGAACACCTGCAACGAGGAGTACGCCAACCTGGTGAAACCCCTGCTACAAGACTTGTCGGCGTCAAATAGCAACGAAACCAGTTCATCGACAACGTTTCGAGAAACGATGCTAAAGACGCGCCGTGTGACGCAAGCCTCGATTGAGAAGTGTCTCCAGGTGTGTTTCTACTTCGTCAACAGCCCAACGGTGCGAGTGATCACCCCGACCGTGTGCGATCTGTACCGTACGTTTATCAGCCGGCACGTACAATCGGGCCAGCTGCACACGCGTAACTGGGCATTGCGTGCCTCGACAGCCTTCAGCATGCTGTACGACGGGTTGAGCAAGGAAACGTTCCAGCTGCTGTACCAGCAGTTCCTCAACACGGCCTCGACGCGCCTGTGGAAAACGGCGATCGAGTGTGTATTCGAGCTGCTCGATCGGTACGGGTTCGAGCACTTCGATCtggaaaacgaagaaacgaaCAAGGACGATTCATCACGCACGACCAAAAGCTCTCGGCAGCTGTTCAACCGGCACGACAGCAGCTACTCGGACGAGCTGTCGCAGTCAACCTGCAACGGGAACGAGTTCTACAAAATGTCCATCCACTTCATGGACACGTGCGATGACGACTCCATCTGCTCGACCATTGTCGAGGGTTTCTGTCGCTTGATTCTACGCGGCAAGTGCACCTCGTCGGACATCATGTCGAAGTTGCTTTTGCGCTTCTTCAATCCCACTACCGACCCAGAGCTGCAGCAGATACTGGGCATCTTCTTTCAGCGGCTGATCAAAAAGCGGCGCCAGGAGATCATGCAAAAGGCGCTACTGAGCACGTTGTTCACCGTGCTGGAAGCCCCGAATGAGAGCCCGCTGGCCGAAATTCGCCCGGAAACGGTGATCAAGTTCGTGGTCGACTCCACGCAGCCCGTCTTCTGCAGCCCGGGAGTTAATCCGCACAACACGATAGCACTAACGTTTCTGCGCGTGATGCGCGATAACGTGAGCCTGAAAGATCTGCTCAAGCTGTTGAGTTGTGAGCTGGTCACGCTCGACATCAAGGATGATCCGGTGTTGCGCTCGGACCTGGCGTGTAAAGCCGACGAGATCCTTAAGGAGCCGGGTCTCGATCCCAGGGCAGTTAAAAAATTAACCACATTCCGCGAGATGATGCTCGGTAAGATCCGCGACACGCTAACGTTCTCCTCGTCGCGATCGCCGGCGGACACGGTGGACCCGACGATGGAGGAACAAGCGATGCCCAAGGATCCCTCAGTCGAGGATGAGCTGAACGCCGAAGCGCTGAACGAGGAAGAGGAAACCGAGCAGGACGAAAACGACgaagaagaggaggaaaatCGTGCTGACGATCGGCCACAGATCAACAAGTCGATCCTGCAGGAGGATTCCGAAACGGAGCTTATGGCATCCCCACTAAAGCGACCGGATGAAATGAGCACTCCCGAAAAAAGCAATTCGCATGTGGATTCGCTTTCCGAATCGGGCGTGAAATCCATTCGTCGTTCCATGCTATTTGGAGAAACGAAATCTCCTTCCACGAGCGCGGTGCGTACAGCCGATTCGGATGGGCCATTCAAAGTGCCCGACGCTACTGCGATCCGGCGAATACAACACGCCTCAGCAACACGCGCCAAAGAGGTACGTTCCGCCTCTAGGCCTATCGTTAACAAATCAGCCGATACGGACACCACATATAAGCCGAAAGATGTTGAAAAATCTGCGCCCAGCTCGGAACAACATGTATCCTCTGGCTCTTCGGGCTCGGATGATGAGCTGGAGGTTTCGGAAACTCAAGCCACACGGGTGAGCTCGACACGACGAAAATCGTCCACCGCTCGATCCTCGACTCGGTCAAGCCGCAAAGTAAACGTCTCCccatcgtcttcatcgtccGACGACGAGGTCGTCGAAGGATCACCGAATGTTTCGGTAAGTGGTCTCATGATCTTCACCTCCATTGCATTGGTACTGAAATGCCTTCTTTCTCCCCCACCTCCACAGCAAATCAGCCGTATCAATCGTTCCCCACGACAACCGGTGATGGCGAACAAAACGTTGGGTCAAATCTTCGGAACCTTGCCCCGCGTAACGCGACATGCAACCCGTTTGCACGCGGTTAACAGCAAGGTGATGACGCGCAAGTCCATGCTGGAAGTGAGCGTgggtgctggtgatggtgcgcGGTCTCCCCAGCAGCGCCAATCAACACAATCACCGGCTAAGGCTAAAGAGCCAACGAGTAGAACGAGTCGCAGAAAGACCGGTGACATTGACGCAGAAAAACCGGCGACCCAGGCGAAAAATGTTCCCAGTTCCGATAAAACGGTGGCTCGTGTCTCACGATCGGCGTCCCGAAAAAGTAGTTCTCCGGCGCGGACACAACCGCCAAAAACCACTCCCACCAGGATAGAGCATTCGCCAAAAACTCCCACCAGGACGTCGGCACGCATGGCAACGACGAATGTCGGCAACGCGCTCAGCTCATCACCCGCCAGTAAAAGAAAGCATACGCAACTAACGTCACCACGGGAACCGTCCACGCGACAATCGGCGGACACGGAAAGTGGCACGTCCACCTCGAGTCCGATCCGATTGAAGCGCGCTGCCGTCGTACTCACGCCGCTAAGTGCGGTGGTACGGCGCATGCGCATCGCAAACGGTTCCGATAGTCCCGTGCGGGCCACTTCGCCACGCCAACCGAATCGCAAGGCTACGAAAAAATAA